A genomic stretch from Calditerricola satsumensis includes:
- a CDS encoding sugar phosphate nucleotidyltransferase, with protein MKAVIMAGGKGTRLRPLTCAIPKPMVPLLGKPVMAYGIELLMRHGIRDIAVTLQHLPDAIRNHFEDGAAYGVHLHYFEEETPLGTAGSVKNAEAFLDETFVVVSGDALTDFDLEPAIRFHRERGAVATIVLTHVENPLEYGVVITDADGRIRRFLEKPGWGEVFSDKVNTGIYILEPRIFSFYEKNREFDFSKDLFPLLMARGEPLYGYVAEGYWSDIGNLAQYRQAQFDLLDGKVNVTLPGREIAPGVRAEAGAVIEDGATVVGPAFLGRDVRVQRGAVIDGYTVIGSGSILKAGASVKRSILWDRVVVEGGAELRGTTLCSRVHVGKRAALFEGSAVGERAEIGEKATVQAGVKVWPAKRVETGAAVQTSVIWGDCAGRRLFGHYGVCGLANVTITPDVAGRIAQSLGSTLPVGAIVAVSDDGTPFARVIKQAVAAGLHGSGIHTLDLGAVATPAARFAARTLDVSAGVHVRHETAKEQEWIRLLFFDGQGVPYDRGRERKIENAYAQEDFRRVLPAEIGTGREAPGQTAAYVAALVAAVDAAILRQRRFRVCLQYDARLHATVQALTTGLGVEVVSLSPSEPRDTVARVTAASGCDLGAVLVPTGEALVLIREDGRVVEPPQQEALQVISHLAARVGQKIALPVTAPSPLDDLAQRLKGQVVRTQANPGALMRACPDLPFQPLFDAFYTLARLLEFLAVRNVSLAALCGLLPDVEILRVDVDCQWTEKGKVMRRLIEETKGERVELLDGVKVYHEDGWTLVLPDAEEPVVHIVAEASNPARADERIRAYAAKIHRFQER; from the coding sequence TCGCCGTCACCCTGCAGCACTTGCCCGACGCGATCCGGAACCATTTTGAGGATGGCGCGGCCTATGGCGTCCACCTGCATTACTTCGAGGAAGAGACGCCCCTCGGCACGGCGGGAAGCGTCAAAAACGCCGAGGCGTTCCTCGACGAGACCTTCGTCGTCGTCAGCGGCGACGCCCTGACCGACTTCGATCTGGAGCCGGCCATCCGCTTTCACCGCGAGCGGGGGGCGGTGGCCACGATCGTGCTCACCCATGTGGAAAATCCCCTGGAGTACGGCGTGGTGATCACCGACGCCGACGGGCGAATCCGGCGGTTTCTGGAAAAGCCCGGCTGGGGCGAAGTGTTCAGCGACAAGGTGAACACGGGCATCTACATTTTGGAGCCGCGCATCTTCTCGTTCTATGAAAAGAACAGGGAATTTGACTTCAGCAAGGATCTGTTCCCCCTCCTCATGGCCCGCGGCGAGCCGCTGTACGGGTACGTCGCCGAGGGATACTGGTCGGACATTGGCAACCTCGCGCAATACCGCCAGGCGCAGTTTGACCTCCTCGACGGGAAGGTGAACGTCACGCTGCCCGGGCGGGAAATCGCGCCCGGCGTGCGCGCAGAGGCGGGCGCGGTGATCGAGGACGGCGCCACCGTGGTCGGCCCCGCGTTCCTGGGCCGGGACGTCCGCGTACAGCGCGGCGCGGTGATCGACGGGTATACCGTGATCGGCAGCGGGTCCATCCTGAAGGCGGGCGCTTCCGTCAAGCGCAGCATCCTGTGGGACCGCGTCGTCGTGGAAGGGGGCGCCGAGCTGCGGGGGACCACGCTGTGCAGCCGGGTGCATGTCGGCAAACGGGCCGCGCTCTTTGAGGGCTCCGCTGTGGGCGAGCGCGCGGAGATCGGTGAGAAGGCGACGGTGCAGGCCGGGGTGAAGGTGTGGCCGGCCAAGCGGGTGGAAACGGGCGCCGCCGTGCAGACTTCGGTGATTTGGGGCGACTGCGCCGGTCGGCGCCTCTTCGGCCACTACGGCGTGTGCGGCTTGGCCAACGTGACGATCACCCCCGACGTCGCCGGGCGCATCGCCCAGAGCCTGGGCAGCACGTTGCCCGTGGGCGCCATCGTGGCCGTGAGCGACGACGGCACGCCCTTCGCCCGGGTGATCAAACAGGCCGTGGCGGCGGGGTTGCACGGGTCGGGCATCCACACCCTCGACCTCGGCGCGGTCGCCACGCCGGCGGCGCGCTTTGCCGCGCGGACGCTGGACGTGAGCGCCGGCGTCCACGTGCGGCACGAGACGGCCAAGGAGCAAGAGTGGATCCGCCTCCTCTTCTTCGACGGACAGGGCGTGCCGTACGACAGGGGCCGCGAGCGGAAAATCGAGAACGCGTACGCCCAGGAAGACTTCCGTCGCGTGCTCCCCGCCGAAATCGGAACGGGGCGGGAGGCACCCGGCCAAACGGCGGCGTACGTGGCGGCCCTCGTGGCGGCCGTCGATGCCGCGATCCTTCGCCAGCGGCGTTTCCGGGTGTGCCTGCAGTACGACGCGCGCCTTCATGCGACCGTCCAGGCGCTGACGACGGGGTTGGGGGTCGAGGTGGTCAGCCTGTCGCCGTCGGAGCCGCGGGACACGGTGGCCAGGGTGACCGCGGCGAGCGGATGCGACCTGGGCGCCGTCCTCGTGCCGACGGGCGAGGCGCTCGTGCTCATCCGCGAGGACGGCCGCGTCGTCGAACCCCCGCAACAGGAGGCACTGCAGGTGATCAGCCATCTCGCGGCGCGGGTGGGACAGAAAATCGCCCTGCCGGTCACCGCGCCGTCCCCCTTGGATGACCTGGCGCAGCGGCTCAAGGGTCAGGTGGTGCGCACGCAGGCCAACCCGGGCGCCCTCATGAGGGCGTGCCCCGACCTGCCCTTCCAACCGCTGTTTGACGCCTTCTACACCCTGGCGCGGCTCTTGGAGTTCCTGGCCGTGCGGAACGTCTCCTTGGCCGCGTTGTGCGGGCTGCTTCCCGACGTGGAGATCCTCCGTGTTGACGTCGATTGCCAGTGGACGGAAAAGGGCAAAGTGATGCGCCGCCTGATCGAGGAGACGAAGGGCGAGCGCGTGGAGCTCCTGGATGGGGTGAAGGTGTACCACGAGGACGGCTGGACCCTGGTCCTGCCGGATGCCGAAGAGCCGGTGGTGCACATCGTCGCCGAGGCGTCCAATCCGGCGCGGGCCGACGAACGCATCCGTGCGTATGCGGCCAAAATTCACCGTTTCCAGGAGCGGTAA